Proteins encoded by one window of Lycium barbarum isolate Lr01 chromosome 11, ASM1917538v2, whole genome shotgun sequence:
- the LOC132616879 gene encoding protein ANTHESIS POMOTING FACTOR 1 isoform X2: protein MTSLSEITDDIVSSMTVGAVFSDFGGQINSLDFHRKEDLLITTSEDDSIRLFDIANGKVVSLCMSPVNDSFMSGSLDHSVRIWDLRVNACQGMLHLRGRPAVAYDQQGLVFAVAMEGGAVKLFDSRSYDKGPFDTFLVGGDTAEVCDIKFSNDGKSMLLSTTSNSIYVLDAYGGEKRCGFNLDPSSTAMEATFTPDGQYVVSGSGDGNLHAWHINTQNKVCSWDSHIGVVSCLKWAPRRVMFVAASSVLTFWIPDHRGPGEAAGEEQVTLTQ from the exons GGTGGACAGATAAACTCACTTGATTTTCATCGGAAAGAAGATTTGCTCATAACCACAAGTGAGGATGACTCAATTCGACTTTTTGACATTGCCAATGGAAA GGTTGTATCACTGTGCATGTCTCCAGTTAATGACAGCTTCATGTCTGGTTCTCTTGACCATAGTGTTAGAATATGGGATCTTCGCGTAAATGCCTGCCAG GGGATGTTGCATCTAAGAGGTAGGCCTGCAGTTGCTTATGACCAACAAGGCCTTGTCTTTGCAGTGGCAATGGAAGGGGGTGCCGTCAAATTGTTTGATTCGAGATCGTATGACAAG gGACCCTTTGATACCTTCCTAGTTGGTGGAGATACAGCTGAGGTTTGTGACATAAAATTCAGCAATGATGGAAAATCAATGCTTTTATCGACTACTAGTAATAGCATCTACGTCCTTGACGCCTATGGAGGAGAGAAG CGGTGTGGGTTTAATCTGGATCCCTCCTCAACGGCAATGGAGGCAACATTTACGCCAGACGGCCAGTATGTTGTTTCAG GTTCAGGCGATGGAAACTTGCATGCATGGCACATCAACACACAAAATAAG GTTTGTAGCTGGGATAGCCACATAGGCGTGGTATCGTGCTTGAAATGGGCCCCAAGAAGAGTCATGTTTGTTGCTGCATCATCAGTTCTTACCTTTTGGATACCTGATCATAGAGGTCCTGGTGAGGCCGCTGGAGAAGAACAAGTCACTCTTACTCAATGA
- the LOC132616879 gene encoding protein ANTHESIS POMOTING FACTOR 1 isoform X1 — MTSLSEITDDIVSSMTVGAVFSDFGGQINSLDFHRKEDLLITTSEDDSIRLFDIANGKLLKTTYHKKHGADRICFTHHPHSVICSSIHNLDSHGESLRYLSMYDNRCLRYFKGHKERVVSLCMSPVNDSFMSGSLDHSVRIWDLRVNACQGMLHLRGRPAVAYDQQGLVFAVAMEGGAVKLFDSRSYDKGPFDTFLVGGDTAEVCDIKFSNDGKSMLLSTTSNSIYVLDAYGGEKRCGFNLDPSSTAMEATFTPDGQYVVSGSGDGNLHAWHINTQNKVCSWDSHIGVVSCLKWAPRRVMFVAASSVLTFWIPDHRGPGEAAGEEQVTLTQ; from the exons GGTGGACAGATAAACTCACTTGATTTTCATCGGAAAGAAGATTTGCTCATAACCACAAGTGAGGATGACTCAATTCGACTTTTTGACATTGCCAATGGAAA GTTGCTGAAGACTACATATCATAAGAAGCATGGAGCTGATCGAATATGCTTTACCCACCACCCTCATTCTGTTATCTGCTCTTCAATACACAACTTGGATTCGCATGGAG AGTCTTTGCGCTACCTATCCATGTACGATAATCGATGCCTTCGTTACTTTAAGGGACATAAAGAGAG GGTTGTATCACTGTGCATGTCTCCAGTTAATGACAGCTTCATGTCTGGTTCTCTTGACCATAGTGTTAGAATATGGGATCTTCGCGTAAATGCCTGCCAG GGGATGTTGCATCTAAGAGGTAGGCCTGCAGTTGCTTATGACCAACAAGGCCTTGTCTTTGCAGTGGCAATGGAAGGGGGTGCCGTCAAATTGTTTGATTCGAGATCGTATGACAAG gGACCCTTTGATACCTTCCTAGTTGGTGGAGATACAGCTGAGGTTTGTGACATAAAATTCAGCAATGATGGAAAATCAATGCTTTTATCGACTACTAGTAATAGCATCTACGTCCTTGACGCCTATGGAGGAGAGAAG CGGTGTGGGTTTAATCTGGATCCCTCCTCAACGGCAATGGAGGCAACATTTACGCCAGACGGCCAGTATGTTGTTTCAG GTTCAGGCGATGGAAACTTGCATGCATGGCACATCAACACACAAAATAAG GTTTGTAGCTGGGATAGCCACATAGGCGTGGTATCGTGCTTGAAATGGGCCCCAAGAAGAGTCATGTTTGTTGCTGCATCATCAGTTCTTACCTTTTGGATACCTGATCATAGAGGTCCTGGTGAGGCCGCTGGAGAAGAACAAGTCACTCTTACTCAATGA